A genome region from Baekduia alba includes the following:
- a CDS encoding ABC transporter ATP-binding protein, with protein sequence MLELRDIHLVYNAGTSSEVEALKGLSLSIPAEEFVTVVGSNGAGKSSLVQIISGAASPSAGRVLINGTDVTGQREFRRARSIARVFDNPHAGTATDLSIEDNMALALARGRRRNLGFAVNSRRRKLMSERLAMLGLGLDSRLATRVALLSAGQRQSLTMVMAGLTQPEVLLLDEHLAALDPRTQAKVLDLTVAVARELRCTTIMITHNMEHAIAVGDRLIVMSHGQVQAEFAGEEKRSLTPRTLIQHIIEAGDVVTDRMALAGIEGVGG encoded by the coding sequence ATGCTTGAGCTTCGCGACATCCACCTCGTGTACAACGCGGGGACGAGCAGTGAGGTCGAGGCGCTCAAGGGTCTTTCGCTCAGCATCCCTGCGGAAGAGTTCGTGACGGTGGTCGGATCCAACGGCGCGGGCAAGAGCTCGCTCGTGCAGATCATCTCCGGCGCGGCCTCGCCCTCAGCTGGGCGCGTCCTGATCAACGGCACCGACGTCACCGGCCAGCGGGAGTTCCGCCGAGCGCGGTCGATCGCGCGTGTGTTCGACAATCCGCACGCGGGAACGGCGACCGACCTCAGCATCGAGGACAACATGGCGCTCGCGTTGGCGCGCGGCCGTCGCCGCAACCTGGGCTTTGCGGTCAACAGCCGGCGACGGAAGCTGATGTCCGAGCGGCTGGCGATGCTGGGTCTGGGACTCGACTCGCGGCTGGCCACACGAGTCGCCCTGCTGTCGGCTGGCCAACGCCAGAGCCTGACGATGGTCATGGCAGGTTTGACTCAGCCCGAGGTGCTCCTGCTCGACGAGCACCTCGCAGCGCTCGACCCGAGGACTCAGGCCAAGGTGCTCGACCTGACCGTGGCCGTGGCGCGCGAGCTGCGCTGCACGACGATCATGATCACGCACAACATGGAGCACGCGATCGCGGTCGGCGACCGTCTCATCGTGATGAGCCACGGTCAGGTGCAGGCCGAGTTCGCGGGGGAGGAGAAGCGCAGCTTGACGCCCCGTACGTTGATCCAGCACATCATCGAGGCAGGCGACGTCGTGACCGACCGCATGGCGCTCGCGGGCATCGAGGGTGTTGGCGGGTGA
- a CDS encoding LysR family transcriptional regulator, protein MVFDRIEGFVEAARIGSVSRAAQALYISQPALTARIKSLETELGTQLLVRTARGVRLTDAGEVFLPYAQQALDTLAAGRQHVARLHDGTTEHLTLATPPALSTYVLPPMLWRFRRRWPSVRITLRTCDPADVIRLVLNGDAQLGLGCDTTHPQLASVPLYRDELVLVLAPDHPAAQRSVLQLHDLATEPIIMLPNFEDEIGRILARAGVEPDAITELDSIDAAKSMVVHMLGLALLPLTAVDAELQAGRLVRRDIETVDSISRHVVALRRDDTGEPTGPCAWFLDPTIVYGDERKPAAGDEVPLFTSENSEQHALD, encoded by the coding sequence ATGGTCTTCGATCGAATCGAGGGCTTTGTCGAGGCGGCACGCATCGGCAGTGTGTCGCGCGCAGCTCAGGCGCTGTACATCTCTCAGCCCGCCTTGACCGCGCGGATAAAGAGCCTTGAGACTGAACTCGGCACGCAGCTCCTCGTGCGCACCGCTCGCGGCGTCCGGCTGACAGACGCGGGTGAGGTGTTCCTGCCCTACGCCCAGCAAGCGCTGGACACGCTTGCGGCGGGTCGTCAACACGTGGCTCGACTCCACGACGGCACGACCGAGCACCTCACCCTCGCGACCCCACCGGCACTCTCGACGTACGTGCTGCCACCAATGCTGTGGAGGTTCAGGCGGCGCTGGCCCTCGGTCCGGATCACGCTGCGCACCTGCGATCCCGCCGACGTCATCCGCCTCGTGCTCAACGGGGACGCACAGCTCGGGCTCGGCTGCGACACGACCCACCCACAGCTCGCGAGCGTGCCGCTCTACCGCGACGAGCTCGTGCTCGTGCTCGCCCCCGACCATCCGGCCGCCCAACGATCGGTCCTCCAGCTCCACGACCTCGCCACGGAGCCGATCATCATGCTTCCCAACTTCGAGGACGAGATCGGCCGGATCCTCGCGCGAGCCGGCGTCGAGCCGGACGCCATCACCGAGCTGGACAGCATCGACGCGGCCAAGAGCATGGTGGTGCACATGCTCGGCCTCGCGCTCCTGCCCCTGACCGCTGTCGATGCCGAGCTTCAGGCCGGACGCCTCGTGCGTCGCGACATCGAGACGGTCGACTCCATTTCCCGGCATGTTGTCGCGCTACGGCGTGACGACACCGGAGAGCCAACCGGCCCATGCGCCTGGTTCCTCGACCCGACCATCGTGTACGGCGACGAGCGAAAGCCTGCAGCAGGTGACGAGGTGCCGCTGTTCACCTCCGAGAACTCAGAACAGCACGCACTCGACTAG
- a CDS encoding molybdopterin-dependent oxidoreductase — translation MLSHSSHWGVFAAEDGPDGLVLESAPSDPDPSPILGNFPGAIRHPARIARPAVREGVLVDGPGATRRRGLERFVEVSWDQALEIVAAALRERYGSSDGGNSVFGGSYGWASAGRFHHAQSQIHRFLNVLGGYVRSVNTYSSAAADVILPHVVDQKDRVIDSVLWADVVEECELVVAFGGMALKNTAVGPGGISRHLVKDHMLAARERGCEFISVSPLEDDMPEALGADWISIRPGTDVALMLGLAHTLITHDLVDETFVARCTVGYERLRDYVLGHSDGVPKTPGWAAELTGISGEAIERLAMLMASRRTLVTVSHSLQRAEHGEQPVWMGVALSALLGDFGRRGCGFAYALGAMGHIGGPRLEVELPSLPQGTNGVDAYIPVARIADMLLKPGEQFDYNGHRLRYPDVRLVYWAGGNPFHHHQDLNRLREALARPDLIVVHESFWTATARHADVVLPVTTTLEREDLGGSSSDEQVIAMHRVVQPVGEARDDYEIFGDLARRLDVEEAFTEGRDAREWVAHLYEELRSRARSHDLALPAFDRFWETGAVSLPVSAQAPDRYARFRADPAGFPLSTPSGRIELYSEAIAGFGYEDCPPHPAWREPLEGARSPLADRFPLQLVSNQPASRLHSQLDVGETSMATKIAGREPVRMHPTDAAARGVGDGDVVRIYNDRGACLAGAILDLRVRPGVVQLATGAWHSPDVLDNTLCVHGNPNVLTRDAGTSRLAQGCTGQLTLVELEPHQGPLPVVTAHVPPELVHCADGMATGRDVV, via the coding sequence GTGCTGTCGCATAGCTCACACTGGGGCGTGTTCGCTGCCGAGGACGGTCCGGATGGTCTCGTCCTGGAGTCGGCACCCTCCGATCCGGACCCGTCGCCGATCCTCGGGAACTTCCCGGGGGCGATCCGGCACCCAGCTCGTATCGCCCGGCCAGCCGTACGCGAAGGTGTGCTGGTCGACGGGCCGGGCGCCACTCGCAGGCGTGGCCTGGAGCGGTTCGTCGAGGTCTCCTGGGACCAGGCGCTCGAGATCGTCGCTGCCGCACTCCGTGAGCGGTACGGCAGCAGCGACGGAGGCAACTCGGTCTTCGGCGGATCCTACGGATGGGCATCGGCGGGGCGTTTTCATCACGCACAGAGCCAGATCCATCGGTTTCTCAACGTGCTGGGCGGCTATGTGCGTTCGGTCAACACGTACAGCTCGGCCGCCGCCGACGTCATCCTGCCGCACGTCGTCGACCAGAAGGACCGAGTCATCGACAGCGTTCTGTGGGCGGATGTGGTCGAAGAGTGCGAGCTGGTCGTGGCTTTCGGGGGCATGGCGCTCAAGAACACCGCCGTGGGTCCTGGCGGAATCAGCCGGCACCTCGTGAAGGACCACATGTTGGCCGCGCGCGAGCGGGGCTGTGAGTTCATCAGCGTCAGCCCGCTCGAGGACGACATGCCCGAGGCGCTCGGCGCCGATTGGATCAGCATCCGACCGGGGACCGACGTGGCGCTCATGCTGGGTCTCGCGCACACCCTGATCACTCATGACCTGGTCGACGAGACGTTCGTCGCTCGGTGCACGGTCGGCTATGAGCGGCTCAGGGACTACGTGCTCGGGCACAGCGACGGCGTGCCGAAGACGCCGGGCTGGGCCGCGGAGCTGACGGGCATCTCCGGCGAGGCCATCGAGCGTCTGGCGATGCTCATGGCGAGTCGGCGAACGCTGGTGACGGTGAGCCATTCGCTCCAGCGGGCCGAGCACGGCGAGCAACCGGTCTGGATGGGCGTGGCGCTGTCGGCGCTGCTCGGTGACTTCGGGCGGCGCGGATGCGGGTTCGCGTACGCGCTGGGGGCGATGGGGCACATCGGTGGCCCGCGACTCGAGGTGGAGCTTCCGAGCTTGCCCCAGGGCACCAACGGCGTCGACGCGTACATCCCGGTCGCACGTATCGCGGACATGCTGCTGAAGCCCGGTGAGCAGTTCGACTACAACGGCCACCGGTTGCGCTACCCCGACGTGCGCCTGGTGTACTGGGCCGGGGGCAATCCCTTTCACCACCATCAGGACCTCAACCGGTTGCGGGAGGCCCTCGCCCGCCCTGACCTGATCGTGGTCCACGAGTCGTTCTGGACGGCGACGGCGCGACACGCGGACGTCGTGCTTCCGGTGACGACGACGCTCGAGCGAGAGGATCTCGGCGGCTCTTCCAGCGACGAGCAGGTCATCGCGATGCACCGGGTGGTCCAACCGGTGGGAGAGGCTCGCGACGACTACGAGATCTTCGGCGATCTGGCCCGTCGGCTGGACGTCGAGGAGGCGTTCACCGAGGGCCGCGATGCGCGGGAGTGGGTCGCGCATCTGTACGAGGAGCTGCGGAGCCGGGCGCGGTCCCACGACCTGGCGCTCCCCGCCTTCGACCGGTTCTGGGAGACGGGTGCGGTGTCGCTGCCGGTCAGCGCGCAAGCACCTGATCGGTACGCCCGCTTCAGAGCGGACCCCGCCGGGTTCCCCCTCTCGACGCCCAGCGGGCGTATCGAGCTCTACAGCGAGGCGATCGCCGGGTTCGGCTATGAGGACTGTCCGCCGCACCCGGCGTGGCGAGAGCCGCTGGAAGGCGCGCGCTCGCCCCTGGCGGACCGGTTTCCCCTTCAGCTGGTCTCCAACCAGCCGGCTTCGCGGCTGCACAGCCAGCTCGATGTGGGCGAGACGAGCATGGCGACGAAGATCGCCGGACGCGAGCCGGTGCGGATGCATCCGACGGACGCGGCGGCGCGCGGGGTCGGTGACGGCGATGTCGTGCGCATCTACAACGACCGCGGCGCCTGCCTGGCTGGGGCGATCCTCGATCTGCGGGTACGGCCCGGGGTCGTTCAACTGGCGACTGGTGCTTGGCACAGTCCGGATGTCTTGGACAACACGCTGTGCGTGCACGGCAATCCAAATGTCTTGACGCGAGACGCGGGGACCTCGAGGCTCGCGCAGGGATGTACCGGGCAGCTCACGCTGGTCGAGCTCGAACCCCACCAGGGTCCGCTACCGGTGGTCACGGCGCACGTGCCGCCGGAGCTCGTCCACTGCGCTGACGGCATGGCTACAGGAAGGGATGTTGTATGA
- a CDS encoding 4-hydroxyphenylacetate 3-hydroxylase N-terminal domain-containing protein has protein sequence MIIDEWSIVAESRTELPYAERVATVLAGQSEPHLLTGEQYLETLADGRRLIAPDGTEIENVAAHPVTSAAASTFAAIMDQQFDPRLREVVTYVDPETNRRKSRGWQVPTTRQHLFARREQIGVTTRQTLGFFGRPPDYGPALALGFLAIIDRVESESPEFAENIRRFVQTAGERNLLSTDLIGDNQSDHRVPRNDRPSTLRVVEERSDGIVLRGSKSAGSSGPLAHMFTLTTKLGEGLGPEGAIWAVVPVNSDGLSLVMREPTVSSGASREDHPLNVNGEEMDQIVIFDDVFLPRECVFNVGNLDLLQLHLDICVFAMWHILTRLSYRAQIFAGTAQVITEILGRENVPGVRRAVADIQLYAETLKAFSIAAITESQSWNGVEVPNPGIVSAGRLHSITNYERVVYLLQDLCGQGLISRWPEKVWDHPEFGPRLEAFLPGVGVTAREKNRFFNFVYDLTASANAQRVALFENVNAAPPAAVAELVYRNPERAKWARVVREFAGIPAESGART, from the coding sequence ATGATCATCGACGAATGGAGCATCGTGGCTGAGTCACGAACGGAGCTTCCGTACGCGGAACGTGTCGCGACGGTGCTCGCCGGACAGAGCGAGCCGCATCTGCTGACCGGTGAGCAATACCTCGAGACGCTTGCCGACGGTCGTCGTCTCATCGCACCGGACGGGACGGAGATCGAGAACGTCGCCGCCCATCCGGTGACGAGTGCCGCGGCGAGCACCTTCGCCGCGATCATGGACCAGCAGTTCGATCCACGGCTGCGCGAGGTCGTGACCTACGTCGATCCCGAGACCAACCGGCGCAAGAGCCGGGGTTGGCAGGTGCCGACGACTCGGCAGCACCTGTTCGCACGGCGCGAGCAGATCGGCGTCACGACGCGTCAGACGCTCGGGTTCTTCGGTCGCCCGCCCGACTACGGCCCCGCGCTGGCGCTGGGCTTCCTCGCGATCATCGACCGGGTGGAGAGCGAGAGCCCGGAGTTCGCGGAGAACATCCGCCGGTTCGTGCAGACCGCGGGCGAGCGCAACCTGCTGAGCACGGACCTCATCGGTGACAACCAGAGCGATCATCGCGTGCCGCGCAACGACCGGCCGTCGACGCTTCGGGTGGTGGAGGAGCGATCCGACGGGATCGTGCTGCGCGGAAGCAAGAGCGCGGGCAGCTCCGGACCGTTGGCGCACATGTTCACGCTCACCACGAAGCTGGGTGAAGGACTCGGTCCCGAGGGAGCCATCTGGGCGGTCGTCCCCGTCAACAGCGACGGACTGTCGCTCGTCATGCGGGAACCGACGGTTTCGAGTGGTGCGTCGCGCGAAGACCATCCACTGAACGTCAACGGCGAGGAGATGGATCAGATCGTCATCTTCGACGATGTCTTCCTGCCGCGGGAGTGCGTGTTCAACGTCGGGAACCTCGACCTCCTCCAGTTGCATCTCGACATCTGCGTGTTCGCCATGTGGCACATCCTCACGCGGCTGTCATACCGAGCGCAGATCTTCGCGGGGACCGCACAGGTGATCACCGAGATCCTGGGCCGAGAGAACGTTCCTGGTGTTCGCCGCGCCGTTGCCGACATCCAGTTGTACGCCGAGACGCTGAAGGCCTTCTCGATCGCGGCGATCACCGAGAGCCAGTCGTGGAACGGTGTCGAAGTCCCGAACCCCGGCATCGTCTCGGCCGGCCGCTTGCACTCGATCACGAACTACGAACGAGTCGTCTATCTGCTTCAGGACCTGTGTGGTCAGGGACTGATCTCCAGGTGGCCGGAGAAGGTCTGGGACCATCCGGAGTTCGGCCCAAGACTCGAAGCGTTCCTCCCGGGGGTTGGCGTCACGGCACGGGAGAAGAACAGGTTCTTCAACTTCGTCTATGACCTGACCGCGAGCGCCAACGCCCAACGCGTGGCGTTGTTCGAGAACGTCAACGCAGCGCCACCGGCCGCGGTCGCCGAGCTCGTGTACCGCAACCCGGAACGCGCGAAGTGGGCGCGCGTCGTTCGGGAGTTCGCCGGCATCCCTGCGGAGTCAGGAGCGAGAACGTGA
- a CDS encoding UbiD family decarboxylase, with the protein MDAEAAVATPERGRLAGFDLRMWIEELRRLGELSVVQGADADLEVGAITDLNAKIHGPALLFVDIGGHEGQGQLLTCTLSRAARLASALGFDPGIDDQALVEELRGRPRQWREAAPRFEPVVVTDAPMFQNRLSGTEIDMRRFPAPLWHEGDGGRYLGTGGSMITRDPETGIVNCGTYRICVHDERRLGVCIEPYNHGAIHLQKYRERGEPCPVAITFGHGPLVYIASSMPLPYGVCELNVMGAMAEAPIDVIEGELTGLPIPASSELVIEGWINPGDVDFEGPFGEFTGYFAGGREKNPVIQVERVYFRDDPIVYGSLTGKPPFDHSYWRCAIESSMLVDELADAGIPDVKGAWKHEAGSANFFTVVAIKQRYAGHAQQVGVASALVAGGASMGRYVVVVDEDVDVMDLDEVVWCLSTRTDPARSIQVLRDTPTNPIDPMLEDAEASWTGSRAVINACRPFHRLDTFSKVVSVSPELAQRVRAQWGRQLGWPMTTADMSRSDEPS; encoded by the coding sequence ATGGATGCGGAAGCGGCGGTAGCCACGCCGGAGAGGGGTCGGCTCGCAGGCTTTGACCTGCGGATGTGGATCGAGGAGCTGCGGAGGCTCGGCGAGCTCAGCGTCGTTCAAGGAGCGGACGCGGACCTCGAGGTCGGTGCGATCACCGACCTCAATGCCAAGATCCACGGGCCTGCTCTCCTGTTCGTCGACATCGGTGGGCACGAGGGACAGGGCCAGCTGCTGACGTGCACGCTGTCGCGGGCTGCGCGCCTTGCGTCCGCCCTCGGCTTCGACCCGGGCATCGACGATCAGGCGCTGGTGGAGGAGCTTCGCGGCCGCCCTCGGCAGTGGCGCGAGGCCGCTCCGCGGTTTGAGCCCGTCGTCGTGACCGATGCGCCGATGTTCCAGAATCGGCTGTCGGGGACGGAGATCGACATGCGTCGTTTTCCCGCTCCGTTGTGGCATGAGGGCGATGGAGGGCGCTATCTCGGAACGGGCGGATCCATGATCACGCGCGATCCCGAGACCGGCATCGTCAACTGTGGCACTTATCGCATCTGCGTCCACGACGAGCGCCGTCTGGGCGTGTGTATCGAACCGTATAACCATGGTGCGATTCACCTGCAGAAATATCGTGAGCGGGGCGAGCCGTGCCCGGTCGCCATCACCTTCGGACACGGACCGCTCGTCTACATCGCGTCCTCGATGCCGCTCCCGTACGGCGTCTGCGAGCTCAACGTGATGGGCGCCATGGCAGAGGCGCCCATCGATGTCATCGAAGGGGAGCTGACCGGCCTGCCGATCCCGGCGTCGTCTGAGCTGGTGATCGAGGGTTGGATCAACCCTGGCGACGTCGACTTCGAGGGCCCGTTTGGTGAGTTCACCGGGTACTTCGCCGGCGGACGCGAGAAGAACCCTGTGATCCAGGTCGAGCGCGTCTACTTCCGTGACGACCCGATCGTCTACGGGTCGCTCACCGGCAAGCCGCCGTTCGACCACTCCTACTGGCGCTGTGCGATCGAGTCCTCGATGCTCGTCGACGAGCTCGCCGACGCCGGGATCCCCGACGTCAAGGGCGCCTGGAAGCACGAGGCGGGCTCCGCGAACTTCTTCACCGTCGTGGCGATCAAGCAGCGGTACGCCGGCCACGCGCAACAGGTCGGCGTGGCTTCGGCGCTCGTCGCCGGAGGCGCCTCGATGGGGCGCTACGTCGTCGTCGTCGACGAGGACGTCGACGTCATGGATCTCGACGAGGTCGTCTGGTGCCTGTCGACGCGGACCGATCCCGCGCGGAGCATCCAGGTGCTCCGCGACACCCCGACGAACCCCATCGACCCGATGCTCGAGGACGCCGAGGCGTCGTGGACGGGATCGCGCGCCGTGATCAACGCCTGTCGTCCCTTCCACCGGCTCGACACGTTCAGCAAGGTCGTGAGCGTGAGCCCGGAGCTCGCCCAGCGCGTCCGTGCTCAGTGGGGCCGGCAGCTCGGGTGGCCGATGACGACGGCCGACATGTCGCGCAGCGACGAGCCGTCATGA
- a CDS encoding ABC transporter permease produces MNTSSLLTDTLVTGLPFVPLVMGVYLVFRIRNDFDLTVDGSFAMGGAVTGTALLAGDGVGGSMLLAVLAAGAAGLFTAGLHILLRVPVILAGLVTSIGLYSVNLHIMHDQPALSLTSVNTLFSGFAGLSSAAADRATVLVTLAFALAVLVAMGVFLRTEIGLALRISGVNAPLARSQGVNDRALLALSLFIANALAGLSGAILVQEQGFADVNMGVGSMLLGVGAFLLGELVTRPGGSQLVRAMAAVFIGALLYRFILVFALEAGLAATDLKLATALTLIMAFVLQRGVQAGLDWRVRQRGRELRMARSEARTEGRAHA; encoded by the coding sequence ATGAACACGAGTAGTCTGCTGACCGACACGCTTGTCACCGGTCTGCCGTTCGTGCCGCTGGTGATGGGCGTGTACCTGGTCTTCCGCATCCGCAACGACTTCGACCTCACCGTCGATGGGTCGTTCGCGATGGGTGGCGCGGTGACGGGGACGGCGCTGCTCGCCGGCGACGGCGTCGGTGGGTCGATGCTGCTCGCCGTGCTCGCCGCCGGCGCGGCCGGTCTGTTCACCGCCGGTCTGCACATCCTGCTGCGCGTGCCGGTCATCCTGGCGGGCCTGGTCACGTCGATCGGGCTGTACAGCGTCAACCTGCACATCATGCACGACCAGCCGGCGCTGTCGTTGACCTCGGTCAACACGCTGTTCAGCGGGTTCGCCGGCCTGTCGAGCGCGGCCGCAGACCGCGCGACCGTGCTCGTGACCCTGGCGTTCGCGCTCGCCGTGCTGGTGGCCATGGGGGTGTTCCTGCGTACCGAGATCGGACTCGCCCTTCGCATCTCGGGGGTCAACGCGCCCTTGGCGCGCAGCCAGGGCGTGAACGACCGCGCACTGCTGGCCCTGAGCCTGTTCATCGCCAACGCGCTGGCTGGGCTCAGTGGGGCGATCCTGGTGCAGGAGCAGGGCTTCGCGGACGTGAACATGGGTGTTGGATCGATGCTCCTGGGCGTCGGTGCGTTCCTCCTCGGCGAGCTGGTGACGCGGCCGGGCGGCTCGCAGCTCGTGCGGGCGATGGCAGCGGTCTTCATCGGGGCGCTCCTGTACCGGTTCATCCTGGTCTTCGCGCTGGAGGCGGGTCTCGCGGCGACCGACCTGAAGCTCGCCACCGCCCTCACGCTGATCATGGCGTTCGTGCTTCAGCGCGGGGTGCAGGCGGGGCTCGATTGGCGCGTCAGGCAGCGAGGTCGCGAGCTTCGCATGGCCCGAAGTGAGGCGCGAACCGAAGGACGCGCCCATGCTTGA
- a CDS encoding ABC transporter substrate binding protein — translation MPIFDTYVKAFKVGFAREAGLAPDQLHMDVKSAQGDVNLLQNLARNAARDSSYNAFEVIGTSGVIGLAKLEKTRPIIGIGMTDPVGAGVAKTLERPGANVTGTTSSIPTPFVVKFLEGMNPKPKTIGTIGDPSYESFAAFADRFRAALPPTGMKLVEAGAAGPGDVATAARSLVDRVDVIVLGTDILTTGTGLPAIAAQAKAHNVPLIIAAPVDPHTQGATAVLAPSNEQLGEIGGKQAARIFLGKAKAATTPFYAIPPHATVDQAAAKTLGVSFSPATFG, via the coding sequence GTGCCGATCTTCGACACCTACGTGAAGGCGTTCAAGGTGGGCTTCGCGCGAGAGGCGGGCCTGGCGCCGGACCAGCTCCACATGGACGTCAAGAGCGCGCAGGGCGATGTCAACCTCCTCCAGAACCTGGCGCGAAACGCCGCACGCGACAGCAGCTACAACGCGTTCGAGGTGATCGGCACCTCGGGGGTGATCGGGTTGGCGAAGCTCGAGAAGACACGTCCGATCATCGGGATCGGGATGACCGATCCCGTCGGGGCCGGTGTGGCCAAGACGCTCGAGCGCCCGGGCGCGAACGTGACCGGGACGACATCGAGCATCCCCACGCCGTTCGTCGTGAAGTTCCTGGAAGGCATGAACCCCAAGCCGAAGACCATCGGAACCATCGGCGACCCGTCCTATGAGTCGTTCGCCGCCTTCGCGGACCGGTTCCGCGCAGCGCTCCCGCCGACCGGCATGAAGCTGGTCGAGGCCGGCGCCGCCGGCCCGGGCGACGTGGCCACGGCAGCGCGGTCGCTCGTCGATCGGGTCGACGTCATCGTGCTCGGCACCGACATCCTCACGACCGGCACGGGCCTGCCCGCGATCGCCGCGCAGGCGAAGGCACACAACGTGCCGCTCATCATCGCCGCGCCCGTCGATCCGCACACGCAGGGCGCGACCGCGGTCCTGGCGCCGTCCAACGAGCAGCTCGGAGAGATCGGGGGCAAGCAGGCGGCACGGATCTTCCTCGGCAAGGCCAAGGCCGCGACGACGCCGTTCTACGCCATCCCGCCGCACGCCACGGTGGACCAGGCGGCAGCGAAGACGCTCGGCGTGAGCTTCAGCCCCGCGACGTTCGGCTGA